A segment of the Alistipes communis genome:
CGGTTGTTCGACGGGGGCGTCGTCCGTGCAGGCGCCGAGTGCCAGTGCCAGCGTCGCAGAACAGGCGAACAGCCTTCCGATAAGACCGCTCCGGCGTTTTGCTGTCCGGACGGTCTTGTTTCGGAAGTTCTCTCTGCGAACGTCGTGTCTGTCGCTGCCGACCGTCGTGTGGCGGATTCCTGCCGTGTAGTCGGGCTTTTTGATCTCTTCTCGTTTCATAAATTTGTAGTTTGAGGTTCGATGTGTCGAAAGGTTTTCATTATGAATATACACGCCGGCGGATAAAAACACCTAAGAACGAGGCGGGATTTTTCGACGATCGCGAACGGAATCGGCCGGAAAACGACACACGGGAGCTTTTCAGAAAAACTCCCGTGCCGTTTCGGTTTCCGATGTCGGCTTCTTTTACATCCGCCCCTTTTCGTCTCCGGCGCCGCTCTCGACCTTGCGGGCCTTGAACGTCTTGCCGGTCTTGAAGTTGTAGTTGACCGTCAGTACGAAGCGGCGGGGCTGCCAGTCGTTGGATACCCGCAGGTCGCGTACGAAGGTTTCGGTCTCAGCCACGAACCGCTGCGAACGGTCGAAGAGGTTCGCTACCTGCGCCGTGAGTGTCAGACGGTTGTCCAGCAGGCGTTTTTTGAGGCTCAGCGTCACGCTGTGGTAACTCTTCATGTCGAGGTTGGCCTGCCGGAAGCGGCTCATGGCGTAGTATTCGGCTTCGATGAAGAACTTGCGCGGCAGCGTGAAGGTCGTTGCGGCGTTGGCGAAGGCGGCCCACGTCGTTCGCAGCGGTGCGTCGGCGGTGATGCGGTCGCGGCGGCAGATGCCCGTGAGGTTGGCGTTGAGCGTCCACCACTTCGTGAGTTGCAGGGGAATATTCGCCGCGGCGAAGTATTGCTCCGTGCGGTCGAGGTTCTCGAAACGCAGGTTGGTGATCGATGCGTCGGCGGCGTCGCTGCCGAAGACCTGCGCGATCTCGTCGTGGTGGAGTTGGGCGCCGGCGCTGAGCGAATACTTTCCGGCGAAGACGGCCGTGAGCGAGAGGTTGTCGGTGTAGGCGGGCAGCAGGTCGGGGTTGCCCGACTGGTAGGTGTAGTCCGAAATCTGCATTCGCATCGGGTTGAGCGCCCAGAAGCCCGGCCGCGAGATGTTGCGGGCGTACTGCACCGTGAGCGACCACAGTCCCGCCGCATCGAACGCATAGGTCAGGTTGGCGTTGGGAAAGAGGCTGAAATAACGCTGGCGCACGTCGCTGCCGTAACCCGTGGTGCGGGTATATTCGCCGCGCAGCCCCGCCACGACGTTCCAATGCCCCTTTTTCAGCGTCGCGGCGGCGTAGGCGGCCGTGATGTGTTCGGTATAGTCGGTGACGTAGCTGTACGTGTCGAGCGTCTCCCACCCCTCGGGGCGGAGGTAGCGGTAGAGCGCTTCGTTGTGCATGTCGTTGTAGGTGTACTTCGCGCCGGCGCGCAGCTGCCACGCCTCGCCGAGTCGCTTTTCGAGTGCGGCGTTGAGCGCCGCCACGTTGTAAAGCCCCCGCGTGCGGTCGTCGTAGGTCGAGTCGCGCACGATGCCGGCGGCGGTCGAGCGGACGAAACTGTCGTTGCCGTGGCGGCGGTTGTTGCGGCTGTAATCGGCCATGACTTTGAGCGTCGAGCCGAGCGTGTCGATGCGCCAGATGTAGTTGAAGGTGGCCGAGAAGGTATTGACGCGCTCCGAACCGTCGTAGAGGCTTTCGTTGCGGGTCAGCCGCTCCGCTTCGCGGAAGTCGGTCGACGAGCGGTTGGGCGAGCGGTCGCGGTCGATGTAGAAGTCGGCCTCGGCGCCGATGCTGTGCCGTTCGGAGATGTCGAAGATCGCGCCGGCGCGTCCGCCGCCGCAGTTGTCGCGGCCCCGCATTTCGGAGGAGGCGTCGAGCAGTGCGCCACCCGCACGGTATTCGGTGTGTTCGGCGGTTTTCGTGACATGCAGCGGCACGACGCTCGCCCAGCCCGAAACGTTGAAGGTCCAGCGTCCTGCGTGGCCGTTGAGCGAAAGCGAGGGGTTGTAGCCTTCGATCTGCCGGCTCTGGCGCGTCGAGAACGAAAGGTCGCCCGTGAGCCCGTTGTCGCGCTGGCGGCGGAGCGTGATGCGGATGATGCCGGCCGCCGAGTCGGCGTCGTAGTCGGCACCGGCCTGCGGGATGACCTCGATGCGCTGGATCTCCTCCGATTTCAGCCCGCGCAGGTAGTTGAGCAGCTGCTCGGTGGACATGCGCACTTCGCGGTCGTTGATGTAGACCTTGACGCCCGATGCGCCGTTGATGGCGATCTTGTCGTCGGTGAGCCAGACGCCGGGCGCCTGTTTGAGCAGTTCGGTGCCGTCCTTGCCGAGCGCGACGGGCGAGCCTGCGATCTCCATGACGAACCGGTCGGCTTCGCGGCGGACGAGACTGGTCTTGACGACCACCTCCTGCATCTCGACCGACGCGGGATGCAGTACGAATTCGCCCAGATCGCCCGGCGTATCGACGTCGCGTGTGAGCGTTTCGTAGCCGAGGTATTGGATCGTCAGGCGGTACCGGCCGGCCGGGACTTTGAGCGAGAACGACCCGTCTGCTGCGGTTGCCGTACCCGCCAACTGCGTTTCGGCGTCGAGCAGCACGACCGTGGCGTAGGCGACGGCCGTGCCGTCCGGATCGACGACCCGTCCCGTCGTCGGGGTTTGACGGGCGGCCGAGGCGTCGACGGCGAGGGCGGCGAAGAGCAGGAGCAGCGGCATACGGAGGAGATACTGTTTCATTTTCCGGTGGTTGTATGTTTCGATTGCTATTTTACGCTGCAAATATATATATAAACGAATATAGTTTGTATTGCAAAGTAGTGATTTTTTCAAAATATTTTTGTCACCTATTTTAAAAGTGCGGAAGAGGTGCGCCGGAAACGGCGGCGGAGCGGCGCGTATTGCGGCGGGGCAGGGATGCCCCTCGGCTTTCCATGCGAAAGAGGCTCGTCGGCGGCCGCCATAACCGGCCGCCGACGGGTTCGGCATGCGTGGGGCGGCGGAATGATGCGATGGCGCTCGGTTTGGATGGGTGCGGGCGGTTCCGGTGTTTTTAGCCTTCGTTGCCGGATCGGTCGCAGTGCGAAGGCGATGCGGCGGTGTGCACTTCGCCGGTGTTCGTGCGGTTCCGCCCGCTGTCGGCAGACTGCATCCGAAGCGGGGCGGATCGTCTTTTCGCGGGATTATGCCTTGTGGATAAGTCGATTGCGGGGTGGAGGGGCCGATCCGTCCGCACCCGAAATCGAGCGGGCGTCGGGGCGAAACGATCCCTCTCGGGCGAAGTGCCGGACTCCTTGTGCAGCGCTCTTGCGGCAATGCGTTTCGGGGCGGGGATTCGTTTCCGGTGTGCAGGCGCGGTACGTCCCTCCCGCCGGGCCGCACCCGCTTCGGGTCACTGGTTTTTCTTTTGTTTTTCGTCGCCCGAAAATTGAATTAATTGCGGAAAAATTTGTACTTTTGCAAAATTAGAGCGGAAGGTCGGGCGGCGTGCATCGCCGGCCGACCCGCTGTGTCGAACCGTCCGCCGCAGGATGGAACCGACAATTAAAACTATTGACACGAAGCATGTTGAGTATTTTGTACTACATCTGGCTGGCAGCGATCTGTACGGTAGTCCTCGTCCTGTCGGTCGCGGTGTTGGCGCTGACGTACCCGTTCCAGAAGTCGCGGCGCATCGTTCACGAGATGTCGCGGTATCTGGCATTGAGTTTTCTGCTGCCTTTCCCCCGTCGGGTGGAGGGGTTGGAGAACGTCGACCGCCGCGAGCGTTACGTCATCGTACTCAACCACCAGGCCATGGTCGACATCGGCGCGCTCTACCACGTGCCGCTCAATTTCCGCTGGGTTTCCAAGCGCGAAGTCTTCCGCATCCCCTTCTTCGGGCAGTTCCTGCTCGTCCACGGCGACATCTGCATCGACAGGGGACGTGCCGCCGAGGCGTTGGAGCAGCTGCTCCGCGACGGCGGGCTGTGGTTGTCGCGCGGGGCTTCGGTGGCGATCTTTCCGGAGGGAACCCGCTCGAAGGACGGTCAGATCCACCGATTCAAGGCCGGGGCTTTCACGTTGGCCAAAGAGGCCGGTGTGCCGATCCTTCCGGTCGTGCTCGACGGTACGCAGCGGGTGATCGGCCGCAACCGCCTCTTCAATTGGCGCAACCGCATCACCGTGAAGGTGCTGCCGCCCGTGCCGGCGGCCGAGGTCGCGGCGACCGAGACCCACGTCCTGATGGACGGCGTGCGCGAGCGGATGGCCGCAGCTCTGGCCGAGGTGCGCGGACAGGCGCGGCCGAATCGTAACTAACAATTTATAGACAAGGAGTTTCCGGTATCGCCGGCGGTCCGCCGCCGGAAGCGGGAGCCGCCGGACTCCGCACGACGCAATTATGTCAGATTTACTCAATACCCCCGCCTCCTACGGCGACGACGCGATCGTAACCCTCACTCCGCGCGAGCACATCCGCCTGCGCCCCGGCATGTATATCGGCAAACTGGGCGACGGTTCGCAGCCCGACGACGGCATCTACGTGCTCATCAAGGAGGTCGTCGACAACTCGGTCGACGAGTTCATCATGGGCGCCGGCAAGCAGATCGAGATCACGGTGGTCGACAACGTGGTCACGGTGCGCGACTACGGGCGCGGCATTCCGCTCAAATCGCTCGCGGCGGCCGTCAGCGAGATGAATACCGGCGGCAAGTACGGCGGTACGGCCTTCAAGAAGACCGTCGGTCTGAACGGCGTGGGCGTCAAGGCCGTCAACATGCTTTCGAGCGAGTTCACCGCCCGTTCGGTGCGCGACGGCGAGGCCCGCACGGTCACCTTCGCGCAGGGCATCGAGCAGAGCGACCGCTGGGAGAGCGGCGTGGAGGAGCGCAACGGCACGCTGATCTCGTTCCGCGTGGACGAGGAGGTGTTCGGCGCCTACGCCTACAACATGGAGTACGTCGAGGAGATGGTGAAGAACTACACTTACCTCAACCTCGGCCTGACCTTCAAGCTCAACGGCCAGTCCTACGTCTCGAAGAACGGTCTGCTGGACCTGCTGAACGAGAAGATGTCCGACGCGCCGCTCTATGCGCCGATTCACCTCTCGGGCGACGACATCGAGGTGGCCATCACGCACGGGTCGGGCTACGGCGAGAGCTACTACTCGTTCGTCAACGGGCAGTACACCTCGCAGGGCGGTACGCACCAGGCGGCCTTCCGCGAGGCGATCGCCAAAACGGTCAAGGAGTTCTACCACAAGGATTACGATGCGTCGGACATCCGCACGTCGATCATCGCCGCCATCTCGGTCAAGGTCACCGACCCCGTGTTCGAGTCGCAGACCAAGATCAAACTGGGGTCGAAGGAGATCGAGCCGGGCGTCTCGATGCGCAACTTCGTGCTCGATTTCATCGGCAAGCACCTCGACGACTACCTGCACAAGCATGCCGAGACGGCGCAGGTGTTGCAGAAGAAGATCGTCGAGAACGAGAAGGAGCGCAAGGCGATTTCGGGCATTCAGAAGAAGGCGCGCGAGACGGCCAAGAAGGTGTCGCTCAACAACAAGAAGCTGCGCGACTGCAAGATACAC
Coding sequences within it:
- a CDS encoding lysophospholipid acyltransferase family protein, whose protein sequence is MLSILYYIWLAAICTVVLVLSVAVLALTYPFQKSRRIVHEMSRYLALSFLLPFPRRVEGLENVDRRERYVIVLNHQAMVDIGALYHVPLNFRWVSKREVFRIPFFGQFLLVHGDICIDRGRAAEALEQLLRDGGLWLSRGASVAIFPEGTRSKDGQIHRFKAGAFTLAKEAGVPILPVVLDGTQRVIGRNRLFNWRNRITVKVLPPVPAAEVAATETHVLMDGVRERMAAALAEVRGQARPNRN
- a CDS encoding outer membrane beta-barrel protein translates to MKQYLLRMPLLLLFAALAVDASAARQTPTTGRVVDPDGTAVAYATVVLLDAETQLAGTATAADGSFSLKVPAGRYRLTIQYLGYETLTRDVDTPGDLGEFVLHPASVEMQEVVVKTSLVRREADRFVMEIAGSPVALGKDGTELLKQAPGVWLTDDKIAINGASGVKVYINDREVRMSTEQLLNYLRGLKSEEIQRIEVIPQAGADYDADSAAGIIRITLRRQRDNGLTGDLSFSTRQSRQIEGYNPSLSLNGHAGRWTFNVSGWASVVPLHVTKTAEHTEYRAGGALLDASSEMRGRDNCGGGRAGAIFDISERHSIGAEADFYIDRDRSPNRSSTDFREAERLTRNESLYDGSERVNTFSATFNYIWRIDTLGSTLKVMADYSRNNRRHGNDSFVRSTAAGIVRDSTYDDRTRGLYNVAALNAALEKRLGEAWQLRAGAKYTYNDMHNEALYRYLRPEGWETLDTYSYVTDYTEHITAAYAAATLKKGHWNVVAGLRGEYTRTTGYGSDVRQRYFSLFPNANLTYAFDAAGLWSLTVQYARNISRPGFWALNPMRMQISDYTYQSGNPDLLPAYTDNLSLTAVFAGKYSLSAGAQLHHDEIAQVFGSDAADASITNLRFENLDRTEQYFAAANIPLQLTKWWTLNANLTGICRRDRITADAPLRTTWAAFANAATTFTLPRKFFIEAEYYAMSRFRQANLDMKSYHSVTLSLKKRLLDNRLTLTAQVANLFDRSQRFVAETETFVRDLRVSNDWQPRRFVLTVNYNFKTGKTFKARKVESGAGDEKGRM
- a CDS encoding DNA topoisomerase IV subunit B yields the protein MSDLLNTPASYGDDAIVTLTPREHIRLRPGMYIGKLGDGSQPDDGIYVLIKEVVDNSVDEFIMGAGKQIEITVVDNVVTVRDYGRGIPLKSLAAAVSEMNTGGKYGGTAFKKTVGLNGVGVKAVNMLSSEFTARSVRDGEARTVTFAQGIEQSDRWESGVEERNGTLISFRVDEEVFGAYAYNMEYVEEMVKNYTYLNLGLTFKLNGQSYVSKNGLLDLLNEKMSDAPLYAPIHLSGDDIEVAITHGSGYGESYYSFVNGQYTSQGGTHQAAFREAIAKTVKEFYHKDYDASDIRTSIIAAISVKVTDPVFESQTKIKLGSKEIEPGVSMRNFVLDFIGKHLDDYLHKHAETAQVLQKKIVENEKERKAISGIQKKARETAKKVSLNNKKLRDCKIHLTDRNDLAEQSMIFITEGNSASGSITTSRDVRTQAVFSLRGKPLNCFGLTKKVVYENEEFNLLQAALNIEEDMDNLRYNKVIIATDADVDGMHIRLLLMTFFLQFFPDVIRGGHLYILQTPLFRVRNKRETFYCYTDEERQQAIRKCGAQAEITRFKGLGEISADEFKEFIGERMRLDKVRLTKDDPIHDMLEFYMGKNSPERQGFIVDNLRIEEDIVEGDLQIGEA